One segment of Labilithrix sp. DNA contains the following:
- a CDS encoding histidine phosphatase family protein, which produces MKLYVMRHGPAEDSSPTGRDGDRALTPDGRNRTRAVAKALVGESEVPLSILSSPLVRALQTAEIVAAETDLAQRVRDAKGTGGSTGAVEIRREMAPGGDALGLVRELARTGRKRAMVVGHEPDLSMLVSQLVGRHPEQGMLKSMVVGIKVDPKEGGSDEIVTAFRFILDPKTFAWQRT; this is translated from the coding sequence GTGAAGCTCTACGTGATGCGGCACGGTCCTGCGGAGGACTCCTCGCCAACGGGTCGCGACGGCGATCGGGCGCTCACTCCCGACGGCCGAAACCGAACGCGCGCCGTGGCGAAGGCGCTGGTGGGCGAGAGCGAAGTCCCGCTCTCGATCCTCTCGAGCCCGCTCGTTCGGGCCTTGCAGACCGCGGAGATCGTGGCCGCGGAGACCGACCTGGCGCAGCGCGTCCGCGACGCGAAGGGCACCGGCGGATCGACGGGGGCGGTGGAGATTCGGCGGGAGATGGCTCCCGGGGGTGACGCGCTCGGGCTCGTGCGAGAGCTCGCCCGCACGGGGCGGAAGCGCGCCATGGTGGTCGGTCACGAGCCGGACCTTTCGATGCTCGTCTCGCAGCTGGTCGGGCGTCACCCCGAGCAGGGGATGCTCAAGTCGATGGTGGTGGGCATCAAGGTCGATCCGAAGGAGGGAGGCTCCGACGAGATCGTGACGGCCTTCCGCTTCATCCTCGACCCGAAGACCTTCGCCTGGCAACGGACCTGA
- a CDS encoding FHA domain-containing protein produces MDEARLQRWLNGQRRSHQRTFQSREMVWQTFEQLAREQGASIDQLIGEAMEAYAEARGYHVEDDPPEPEPDRWASPAMHDRDPLEETHDAPGLSDLDRSYMPPAPAPRRAPSFDSNAGWEDSDLARTETRDAIRRPTPPEPTRPIPAAGRPAYDDIREPGEESRTTPRYLRNNPSAATPIQPLQPPVPAAIQRPVPTGPMNPRATRPLPPPGSRPLAPPVTAPPPFGAPPPPARDPLRDSGSNPARLRDTGSNPSAPKRLVLMHRGQRVEVDKDRFLLGRSKTQADLRLDDPNVSRQHAAIERVGSAWYIVDLGSTNGVYVAGERITRRALADGDTIVITSHEIRCSLR; encoded by the coding sequence GTGGACGAGGCACGGCTCCAGCGCTGGCTCAACGGGCAGCGTCGTTCGCACCAGCGGACCTTCCAGTCGCGCGAAATGGTCTGGCAGACCTTCGAGCAGCTCGCGCGCGAGCAAGGTGCGTCCATCGATCAGCTCATCGGCGAGGCGATGGAGGCCTACGCCGAAGCGCGCGGCTACCACGTCGAGGACGATCCCCCCGAGCCGGAGCCCGATCGCTGGGCCTCGCCCGCGATGCACGATCGCGACCCGCTCGAGGAGACCCACGACGCGCCCGGCCTCTCCGATCTCGATCGCTCGTACATGCCGCCGGCGCCGGCGCCGCGGCGCGCGCCTTCGTTCGACTCGAACGCGGGCTGGGAAGACAGCGACCTCGCGCGCACCGAGACCCGCGACGCGATCCGGCGACCCACGCCGCCGGAGCCCACGCGCCCGATCCCGGCTGCGGGCCGCCCCGCGTACGACGACATCCGCGAGCCGGGAGAAGAGTCCCGCACGACGCCGCGCTACCTCCGCAACAACCCGAGCGCGGCCACGCCCATCCAGCCGCTCCAGCCCCCGGTCCCTGCCGCGATCCAGCGGCCGGTGCCGACCGGACCGATGAACCCGCGCGCGACGCGCCCGCTCCCGCCACCCGGCTCGCGCCCGCTCGCGCCGCCGGTCACCGCGCCTCCGCCCTTCGGCGCGCCGCCGCCGCCCGCGCGCGATCCGCTGCGCGACAGCGGGAGCAACCCGGCCCGCCTCCGCGACACCGGCTCGAACCCGAGCGCGCCCAAGCGGCTCGTGCTCATGCATCGCGGCCAGCGCGTCGAGGTCGACAAGGATCGCTTCCTCCTCGGCCGCTCGAAGACGCAGGCCGACCTCCGGCTCGACGATCCGAACGTCTCGCGCCAGCACGCCGCGATCGAGCGCGTCGGATCCGCCTGGTACATCGTCGACCTCGGCTCGACGAACGGCGTCTACGTCGCGGGCGAGCGCATCACGCGCCGCGCGCTCGCCGACGGCGACACGATCGTGATCACCTCGCACGAGATCCGGTGCTCGCTCCGCTGA
- a CDS encoding HAD family hydrolase: MRAPPVYHRLSATEQRALLTRVVERSRAKKGAPVPLVVFDLDGTLMDNRPRTALILQELAAELRAEAHSSADLLAATKVEDIAYLLRESLKIIGVEHAELVERAESFWRDRFFSDAYLKHDVAIAGAVTLAQACYAAGATLVYFTGRDLPLMSLGSFQSLRDLGFPIGVIGTELVCKPDAKIPDEHFKREEAPKLARIGEVVATFDNEPGNCNAFLELFPDAENVFVDTQHLPGAPALAAKVHVVPDLSM; encoded by the coding sequence GTGCGAGCGCCGCCGGTCTACCACCGCCTCTCCGCGACGGAGCAGCGAGCGTTGCTCACGCGCGTCGTCGAACGGAGCCGCGCGAAGAAGGGCGCGCCCGTGCCGCTCGTGGTCTTCGACCTCGACGGGACGCTCATGGACAACCGCCCGCGCACGGCGCTCATCCTGCAAGAGCTCGCGGCGGAGCTCCGCGCGGAGGCGCACTCGAGCGCGGACCTGCTCGCCGCGACGAAGGTCGAGGACATCGCCTACCTCCTCCGCGAGTCGCTGAAGATCATCGGCGTCGAGCACGCGGAGCTGGTGGAGCGCGCGGAGTCGTTCTGGCGCGATCGCTTCTTCAGCGACGCGTACTTGAAGCACGACGTCGCGATCGCGGGGGCGGTCACGCTCGCGCAGGCCTGCTACGCCGCCGGCGCGACGCTGGTCTACTTCACGGGCCGCGACCTCCCGCTCATGAGCCTCGGCTCGTTCCAGAGCTTGCGCGATCTCGGGTTCCCGATCGGGGTGATCGGCACCGAGCTCGTGTGCAAGCCCGACGCGAAGATCCCGGACGAGCATTTCAAGCGAGAGGAGGCGCCGAAGCTGGCGCGCATCGGCGAGGTCGTCGCGACGTTCGACAACGAGCCTGGCAACTGCAACGCGTTCCTCGAGCTCTTCCCCGACGCCGAGAACGTCTTCGTCGACACGCAGCACCTGCCCGGCGCGCCCGCGCTCGCGGCGAAGGTCCACGTCGTACCGGACCTCTCGATGTGA
- the recA gene encoding recombinase RecA has translation MEEKNRQKAIELAVSSIEKEYGKGSIMRLKDGESVIGDVDAIPSGSIGLDIALGIGGYPKGRIIEVYGPESSGKTTLTLHAIANVQKAGGVAAFIDAEHALDPAYARKLGVKTDELLVSQPDYGEQALEIADMLVRSNAVDIIIVDSVAALVPKAEIEGDMGDSHVGLQARLMSQALRKLTGTVARSNCLLVFINQIRMKIGVMFGSPETTTGGNALKFYASVRLDIRRIGQIKEAASGDKKDPVAIGNRTRVKVVKNKMAPPFREVEFDILYGHGISKAGDLIDLATDLGIVDKSGAWFSYNGERIGQGRENAKTYLEQHPQLMDKLEAMILAKHNIKPRGGQAPSVDTKPDAKADAKDAKGKDGKPEVAPDGKPVVRMAAPPAKNGAPTKPAN, from the coding sequence ATGGAAGAGAAGAACCGTCAGAAGGCGATCGAGCTCGCCGTCAGCAGCATCGAGAAGGAGTACGGCAAGGGCTCGATCATGCGTCTGAAGGACGGCGAGTCCGTCATCGGCGACGTCGACGCGATCCCGTCCGGTTCGATCGGCCTCGACATCGCGCTGGGCATCGGCGGCTACCCGAAAGGCCGCATCATCGAGGTCTACGGACCGGAGTCGAGCGGCAAGACCACGCTCACGCTCCACGCGATCGCGAACGTGCAGAAGGCGGGCGGCGTCGCGGCGTTCATCGACGCGGAGCACGCGCTCGATCCCGCGTACGCGCGGAAGCTCGGGGTGAAGACCGACGAGCTGCTCGTCTCGCAGCCGGACTACGGCGAGCAGGCGCTCGAGATCGCGGACATGCTCGTCCGCTCGAACGCGGTCGACATCATCATCGTCGACTCGGTGGCGGCGCTCGTTCCGAAGGCGGAAATCGAGGGCGACATGGGCGACAGCCACGTCGGCCTCCAGGCGCGCCTGATGAGCCAGGCGCTCCGCAAGCTCACGGGAACGGTGGCGCGCTCCAACTGCCTGCTCGTCTTCATCAACCAGATCCGCATGAAGATCGGCGTCATGTTCGGCTCGCCCGAGACGACCACCGGCGGCAACGCGCTCAAGTTCTACGCGTCGGTCCGCCTCGACATCCGGCGCATCGGCCAGATCAAGGAGGCCGCGTCGGGCGACAAGAAGGATCCCGTCGCGATCGGCAACCGCACGCGCGTGAAGGTCGTGAAGAACAAGATGGCGCCGCCCTTCCGCGAGGTCGAGTTCGACATCCTGTACGGCCACGGCATCTCGAAGGCGGGGGACCTCATCGACCTCGCGACGGACCTCGGCATCGTCGACAAGAGCGGCGCGTGGTTCTCGTACAACGGCGAGCGCATCGGCCAGGGCCGCGAGAACGCGAAGACCTACCTCGAGCAGCACCCGCAGCTGATGGACAAGCTCGAGGCGATGATCCTCGCGAAGCACAACATCAAGCCGCGCGGCGGCCAGGCGCCCTCGGTCGACACGAAGCCCGACGCCAAGGCCGACGCAAAAGACGCGAAGGGGAAGGACGGCAAGCCAGAGGTCGCTCCCGACGGGAAGCCCGTCGTGCGCATGGCCGCCCCACCCGCGAAGAACGGCGCGCCGACGAAGCCGGCGAACTGA
- a CDS encoding metallophosphoesterase family protein — protein MRIGIFSDIHANLEALSAVLEAYRKENIDVYYCLGDTVGYGGSPNECADLVRDLAKVTILGNHDAAVSGRMDYSYYYEAARHALDVHAAMISPENMQWLKGLPYQHKLDDVDVLLCHGSPVRLEEFEYIFAPEQARECLPLWDKLGHITLIGHSHLCKVFALTKTSVEEMPAVDFELAPDRKYIVSVGSVGQPRDFDNRASFTVYDSDKKRFEFKRIEYDIELAADKVLRARLERNFAHRLFIGV, from the coding sequence ATGCGCATCGGTATTTTCAGCGACATCCATGCGAACTTGGAGGCCCTCTCGGCGGTCCTCGAGGCGTATCGGAAGGAAAATATCGACGTCTACTACTGCCTCGGCGACACCGTCGGGTACGGCGGCTCGCCGAACGAGTGCGCCGATCTCGTACGCGACCTCGCCAAGGTCACGATCCTCGGCAACCACGACGCGGCCGTCTCCGGACGCATGGACTACTCGTACTACTACGAGGCCGCGCGGCACGCGCTCGACGTCCACGCCGCGATGATCTCGCCGGAGAACATGCAGTGGCTGAAGGGGCTCCCCTACCAGCACAAGCTCGACGACGTCGACGTGCTCCTCTGCCACGGCTCGCCGGTGCGCCTCGAGGAGTTCGAGTACATCTTCGCGCCGGAGCAGGCGCGCGAGTGCCTCCCGCTCTGGGACAAGCTCGGGCACATCACGCTCATCGGGCACTCGCACCTGTGCAAGGTGTTCGCGCTCACGAAGACGAGCGTGGAGGAGATGCCCGCCGTCGACTTCGAGCTCGCGCCCGACCGCAAGTACATCGTCTCGGTCGGCTCCGTCGGTCAGCCGCGCGACTTCGACAACCGCGCGAGCTTCACCGTCTACGACTCGGACAAGAAGCGCTTCGAGTTCAAGCGGATCGAGTACGACATCGAGCTCGCCGCCGACAAGGTGCTGCGCGCCCGCCTCGAGCGGAACTTCGCGCACCGCCTCTTCATCGGCGTCTAG